A segment of the Leptolyngbya sp. NIES-3755 genome:
GGAAGTGAAGCCACATACGCATCTGCAAGCTCAAGCTGACGACGGGAATAAGCCTGCATCTGATCATTGGTCCAACCTTTCGGATAGAACGTCACGCCGCGAGTGTAATCCTCACCGTGATTGCGGAGAATATTCACCGATTGCAGCCCGCGTCCAAATCCGACTGCCTGAATGCGATCGGTCTTCGTTCCGTCATACCAAGCCCACAGATCCGAAAGCAATAATCCCACCGAAGCTGCCACACTGAATGTATATTGATTCAGTTCGGCTTCAGTCTCGATCGACCAATTGCGATCCGCCCAATGCGCCATGCGATCGCTCATGGTTGAAATCGCTTCCCAAACGCGTGGTGCAATCTCAGACGGAGCATACGACAACCATTCATCTAATCGAAGTGTGACTTCTTCGAGATCGGGTCGCTGCGGTTCAAAAATCGGACGAAAATCTTCTGCCGTAAATCCGCGATCGCCTGCCTGCAAAACTAAACTAATCTGTCGCAACATCCGCGCTTTCACAGCATTATCCAGCGTTGGATGATCTTCAATTTGGTCGATCGCTCTCATGCAGAGATACGCCGAAGCCACCGCTTCTTGTAATCCACTTGGCAATCGACTAATCGGAATATAAAACGTTCGACTCGTTTCTTTGAGCAAATCCAACGCAGTTCGGTTTAAATTCATGTGATTCATTCACTCCTCTCTCGAAACTTTTATAACAGGTTGCGCTCTCGAAAAACTGTTTCTCTAGATTCGTTGCTGCTAATTTAGAATGAATTGCCAAAACGCAACGTTTATTGATTCAAACACGAATGCGGTAGACTGCCCGCAGAATTAGGACGATGTGATGCAGTATTGGTTAATGAAATCTGAGCCAGAGGTCTACTCAATCACCGACTTAGAGCGCGATCGCACGACGATTTGGGACGGGGTACGCAACTACCAAGCCCGCAACTATCTACGATCGATGAACTCCGGAGATGTCGCTTTTTTCTATCATTCCAATGCAAACCCTCCTGGCATTGCTGGCTTAATGAAGATTGTGGACTCTAATATCGCAGATCCGACCCAATTTGATCCCGATAGCGAATACTATGACGCGAAATCCTCGATCGATTCTCCCCGCTGGCAGACGGTTCGCGTTGAATTTTTACAAAGACTGCCCTTAATTTCGCTTGATACCCTGCGACAATCGTTTACACCAGAAGAACTAACCGTGGTGCGGCAAGGAAATCGATTATCGGTCTTGCCGGTGGCGAATGAAATCGTCGATCGAATATTGGCGCTAAGTGGTCAATAAATTCCCAACTAAAGGTGAAGCCGCTAGGATAGAATTGTTAAGCGTTTTTACGATTTCTTTCCACCCTAACGGTCTATTTATGACTCTTCCCATTCGCAACGTTGCCATCATTGCTCACGTTGACCACGGTAAAACTACACTTGTCGATGCTCTTCTTAAGCAGGCGGGAACGTTCCGCGAGGGAGAGGAAGTTCCGGATTGCGTTATGGACTCGAACGACCTGGAGCGTGAACGCGGCATTACGATTCTGTCAAAAAATACTGCGGTTCGCTACAAAGAGACGCTGATCAATATTGTAGATACGCCTGGACACGCAGACTTTGGCGGCGAAGTTGAGCGCGTTCTAGGCATGGTCGATGGCTGTTTGCTGATCGTCGATGCTAATGAAGGTCCGATGCCCCAGACGCGATTCGTGTTGAAGAAGGCATTAGAGAAAGGACTGAGACCGATCGTATTTGTGAATAAGATCGATCGACCTCGCGCCAATCCAATGATCGCGGTCGATAAAGTATTAGATTTGTTCATCGAACTTGGTGCAGATGATGACCAGTGCGAGTTTCCTTACTTGTTCGGCTCTGGTTTGTCCGCATTCGCGAAGAACACACTAGAAGAAGAGTCAAGCGATATGCAGCCGCTCTTTGATGCGATTCTGCGCCATGTTCCACCGCCAGTCGGAGACGCGAACAAGCCCCTTCAGCTACAAGTGACCACGCTTGATTACTCCGATTATCTCGGTCGGATCGTCATTGGTAAGATTCACAACGGTACGATCAGAATCGGGCAACAAGCCGCGATCGTCACTGAAACGGGCGCGATCGTCAAGTCGAAAATCTCGAAGCTGATGGGCTTTGAAGGCTTGAAGCGGATCGAAATCGAAGAAGCAACCGCTGGAAACCTCGTTGCTGTTGCCGGATTTGCTAACGCGAATATCGGTGAAACAATTACTGATCCGAATGATCCGCAAGCTTTACCGCTGATTAAAGTGGATGAGCCGACCTTGCAAATGACCTTCTCGGTGAACGATTCGCCGTTTGCAGGTCAGGAAGGGACTTTCGTCACTTCGCGGCAATTACGCGATCGCTTATACCGCGAACTTGAGACGAACGTGGCTCTGCGAATCGAAGATACCGATTCACCTGACAAGCTTGCCGTTTCGGGTCGGGGTGAATTGCACTTAGGCATTCTGATCGAAACGATGCGTCGTGAAGGTTACGAATTCCAAGTGTCTCAGCCGCAAGTGATCTTCCGCGAGGTGAATGGTCAGCCTTGTGAGCCATTTGAAACCCTGCTGCTGGATGTGCCAGAGGAATCGGTTGGAGGCTGTATCGAGCGTCTCGGACAGCGCAAAGGTGAAATGCAAGATATGCAGGTCGGAACCAATGGACGCACGAACCTAGAGTTTGTGATTCCGGCGCGGGGTCTAATCGGCTTCCGGGGTGAATGTATGCGATTAACTCGCGGCGCAGGCATCGTGAACCACAGTTTCTTAGAGTATCGCCCAATGAGCGGCGACATCGAAGCGCGTCGAAATGGGGTTCTGATTTCGTTTGAAGAAGGAGTCGCAACCTTCTACTCAATGCAGAACGCAGAAGATCGCGGCGTGTTCTTCATTCGACCGGGTACGAAGGTCTACAAGGGCATGATTTTGGGCGAACACAATCGACCTCAAGATCTCGAACTCAATGTCTGTAAGACGAAGCAATTGACCAACCACCGCGCATCAGGCGGGGAAGAATTGGTGCAGTTGAAAGAGCCGATCGATATGAGTTTGGAACGCGCTCTTGAGTACATCGGACCCGATGAACTGCTTGAAGTCACCCCTCAATCGATTCGATTGCGGAAAGTGGCGAAAGCGAAGAAGTTAGCGAAGAAATAACCTGATTCGCGAAGAAACAAATTGAAGCGGGAGATTGAGCGATCAGTTTCCCGCTTTCTCTTTGATAGTTATGCCTCAGCCCTTAACGGGGGCGATGCTACGAAATTATTCTTGACCTTGTGACGTTGAGTCAGTGTTATTCTGATTCCAAGTCGAGCTTACCCCTTGCTGTCTAAGCAGTCGTCTGTTTTGGAACACTGTAATAATGTTTAGATGAGAGAAGCAAAATGGATAAGAATCAACAAATCCAGCCTTCAAGTATTAGCGAGGATTCATCATCAAATCCAGTTGAACTCTTTGTAACTCTCCTCATATCAGGTTTCATCGGTTTCCTTGGATTAGGATTGATTCTCGCAGAGAGCTTCACCAAACTCAATTGCCAACGGGATAGCTTAAATTCAGGGTCCTGTCAGATTATTAGAGTTGGATTCTTTGGTCAAAGCACCAAACAGAATGTCTTATTGCGTGAAATAAGAAACGTAACCTCTGAACAACCGATTGAGTCTGAATGGTTCAACCTATTAATCACTCAAACCGAAGAGGAAATAAAGTTAAACGGTTTCAATCCTGAGCAAGCTGCGACTATTCAATCCTTTCTCAAAGATCCGAGTCAGAAGGATCTGGTTCTACAGCAACCATACAATAGGCAACCTTACGCGCTATTCATTGCTGGAAGTTTTCTGCTAGTTGGCGCATGTAGCAGTGTTGCAACGATACGAAAAATTATAGATAACCGTAACCAGTAGTTGATACTACGGCAATGCAGCTTTGCCTCAAGAATCACTAACCCTGATGCTGTACGAATGTAGTAATCGAAACTGCCTTTGAGACATCGATTGACGTGAAAGAGAGTTAAACCGACTAAATGAAGTACGATCGCAGATCCACGATCGTACCGTTGAAACCTACTCTCGATCGACGACGATCTCTCCATCCGCTTTCACCCAAGCAATCTGAGAAATCCGCCGCTGTTCTGCGTAGTGCTGAATCTCCTCAACCGTTCCACAACTCAGATCGACCTCAACTCGATCGCCGTTTTCCCGCAATTTCTGAGCATGAGCAAATGCCAATTGCGGCACTTCCGAAACCACGAGCCAATCACACGCTGCCGTTTGTTTCGGAAGTTGTCCAGTGGTGAGTAACACTTGATGTAGGTTCTCAAGCTGAAGGGAGAAGCCGATCCCCGGAATTGATTCGCCTTGAGGGTGGAATTGACCGAGTAAGCGATCGTATCTCCCGCCTTGTCCGAGAACAATTTGTCCCGATTGCGTGACCACTTCAAACACAATTCCGGTGTAATAATCGAACGTGCGAATCAAGCTCAAATCCAGCACAATTCGGACATCGACGCTGGCTTGCAACAGTTCGATTAGAGATTTGAGATTGTTCACGCTTTCTCGTTCTGTCTCGTTCAAATCTAAAGCGCTCACTTTCTGGAGAACGTCCGCAGGTCTTCCACGGAGATCGAGAAGGAGTAAAGCTCGATCGCGTTCTGCATCTGACAACGGCAAAGCTTCTAACGCCAATCGATCCAAGTGTGCGATCGCATGACGAACTTTCGGACGAATTGCTTCAGGAAAGACAGACAAAAGCGATCGCGTTAATCCCGCTTCTCCAAGAATCAACTGCCCAGTCAAATCAACACTCTTCAAACAGTCGAGCAGAATTAACAGAATTTCAGCGTCCGATCGCAATCCGCTGCCGCCGAGTAGTTCGACACCCGCTTGATAAAATTCCTGCTGGCGACTGTGACCGCCTTCTTGAGCGCGACGAAAAATATTTGCGTTGTAGTAGAGCCGTTGAGGAAAGGTACTATTCGCGAGGCGGGTCGCAACGGTTCGGGCGATCGATGCGGTCAACTCTGGACGTAAACCGAGGGGATCTTCTTCGAGTTGGTGTAGTTGGATTACTGTTGAGCGCTCGATCGCGCCACCTGCCATCAGCGTATCCAACCGTTCCAAAGTCGAAGTAATAATCCGGTGATAGCCCCAACCGTGAAACACCTGCTGGAGCCGATCTTCTATCCAACGTTTTTGGGCGACATCAAGGGGCAGGAGGTCGCGACTCCCTGCGGGGGGCTGGTAAACCATTGAATCTGTACTCTGAGAGGTTACTTTTTCTTGCTGAAAAGACCGCCAAACAGACCGCCGCTAGGTTTTGAACTGGGATTCGTCGAGGTTTTGGGAGTGGATTTCGCGGTCGGAGGGTCGAGCTTTTGTTTGCCCTCCAGCGCGATCGAGTTTTGCGGATCGATCGAGAGCGCTTTGGTGAAATGAATCTTCGCCATCGTCGGTTGATTCTGCCGCAAATACACCATGCCCATTAAACTGTGACAGCGGCTACTGTTTGGCTCAATCTTTAGGGCATCTCGCAATTCTATCGTTGCTTGAGCATAATTTCCCTTCGCCATGTATCCTTCTGCGCGACGATAGTACTGGTCGCTGAGCGATTCAACCTTGGGCTGATCAGGTGGAGGAGACGCTTTGGAGGCGGCTTGAGTCGAAGTTGTGGTGTAGATTTGGCTCTTGGAGGAATTGCTGTCAGGATTGCCGTCTCGACAGATCAAATATGCCAGGTTGAGTTCGCTGATTTGGGCGGTGAGTTCGATCGCTTGATCGAGATGCTCGTATTGTCGATCGGATAAATCTTTGAGGGCGGTTCGATAGAAATAATCAGCATTGCTTGAGGATAAAAGCTGTTTTGCCAGTGGACTTCCCCAGTTCAATTCGTGCCGTTTGCGGGCTGCTCCTTGCCCCTTCATCTTGAGAACCAGCAGATGATCGGTTCGGGTTTTGTCCTGCGAAAGCTCTTGCCACGCGGGATTGACGAGTTTCGACAACAGTTTTTCGGCAAGCTGTTTATCGCTCTCGACTTCTGCCACACAGCTATCGGGATGCAGGCGGCGGGCGATCTTCAGGTATTGTTTGCGGATTTCTTTGACTTCTGCCTCGATCGAGACTCCTAAAATCGCGTGAAAGTCGGAGAAGTCAAGCAGAAATAAGCCGCGATCAATCTGGAAGCTCATGGGTTAACCTGTGATTTCAAGGAACAATTGGGCGAATGTTTCACCGTCTTTATAGTTCCTTCAAATCCCTCGATTTGCGACAGATCAGAGCATAAATCATCTCAATATCGCTAGGGTTGAGACCGTTCTCTCTGCCAGAACCAAGAACCCTGATTTAAGCTGGAATGAGAGTTTAGGTTTGGCAAGAGGAACGATGTTTTCACCACAATTGTCTCCAGATGCCATTTTGTTTGACGATCGAGCCGATGCCGCTCGCCAACTTGCTCAACTTGTTCTGAAAGAAGCTCAGTCGATCGAGGCTCCTTTTATCGTTTACGCCTTGCCGCGTGGAGGAGTCGCGATCGGAGTTGAAATTGCTCAGGCGATCCAGTGTCCCTTAGATATTCTTGTTGCTAAGAAAATTACTCGTCCGCACGATCCAGAATTGGCGATCGGAGCCGTCACTGCTGATGGGCACATTTTACGATCGCTGAATTCTCGCCTTCCAGGTTGGCAAGAAGCCGTCGATCGCGCTCAAACGAAAGCAAAAGAACAGCTTGAACAATTTCAAGAACGTCCGGACATCACCGCAACAGACAAGATCGCTTTATTAGTCGATGATGGAATTGCTACGGGAATGACGATTTCTGTTGCAGCACAAGCGTTACG
Coding sequences within it:
- a CDS encoding squalene/phytoene synthase (similar to AA sequence:cyanobase_aa:LBDG_25830) produces the protein MNHMNLNRTALDLLKETSRTFYIPISRLPSGLQEAVASAYLCMRAIDQIEDHPTLDNAVKARMLRQISLVLQAGDRGFTAEDFRPIFEPQRPDLEEVTLRLDEWLSYAPSEIAPRVWEAISTMSDRMAHWADRNWSIETEAELNQYTFSVAASVGLLLSDLWAWYDGTKTDRIQAVGFGRGLQSVNILRNHGEDYTRGVTFYPKGWTNDQMQAYSRRQLELADAYVASLPATSPALDFCRIILMLAHATLEAMEHGAEKLTRSEVMQLVQQATKAS
- a CDS encoding hypothetical protein (hypothetical protein CYA_0968;~similar to AA sequence:cyanobase_aa:LBDG_25840), with the translated sequence MQYWLMKSEPEVYSITDLERDRTTIWDGVRNYQARNYLRSMNSGDVAFFYHSNANPPGIAGLMKIVDSNIADPTQFDPDSEYYDAKSSIDSPRWQTVRVEFLQRLPLISLDTLRQSFTPEELTVVRQGNRLSVLPVANEIVDRILALSGQ
- a CDS encoding GTP-binding protein TypA (similar to AA sequence:cyanobase_aa:LBDG_25850), whose amino-acid sequence is MTLPIRNVAIIAHVDHGKTTLVDALLKQAGTFREGEEVPDCVMDSNDLERERGITILSKNTAVRYKETLINIVDTPGHADFGGEVERVLGMVDGCLLIVDANEGPMPQTRFVLKKALEKGLRPIVFVNKIDRPRANPMIAVDKVLDLFIELGADDDQCEFPYLFGSGLSAFAKNTLEEESSDMQPLFDAILRHVPPPVGDANKPLQLQVTTLDYSDYLGRIVIGKIHNGTIRIGQQAAIVTETGAIVKSKISKLMGFEGLKRIEIEEATAGNLVAVAGFANANIGETITDPNDPQALPLIKVDEPTLQMTFSVNDSPFAGQEGTFVTSRQLRDRLYRELETNVALRIEDTDSPDKLAVSGRGELHLGILIETMRREGYEFQVSQPQVIFREVNGQPCEPFETLLLDVPEESVGGCIERLGQRKGEMQDMQVGTNGRTNLEFVIPARGLIGFRGECMRLTRGAGIVNHSFLEYRPMSGDIEARRNGVLISFEEGVATFYSMQNAEDRGVFFIRPGTKVYKGMILGEHNRPQDLELNVCKTKQLTNHRASGGEELVQLKEPIDMSLERALEYIGPDELLEVTPQSIRLRKVAKAKKLAKK
- a CDS encoding histidyl tRNA synthetase hisZ (similar to AA sequence:cyanobase_aa:LBDG_04060), encoding MVYQPPAGSRDLLPLDVAQKRWIEDRLQQVFHGWGYHRIITSTLERLDTLMAGGAIERSTVIQLHQLEEDPLGLRPELTASIARTVATRLANSTFPQRLYYNANIFRRAQEGGHSRQQEFYQAGVELLGGSGLRSDAEILLILLDCLKSVDLTGQLILGEAGLTRSLLSVFPEAIRPKVRHAIAHLDRLALEALPLSDAERDRALLLLDLRGRPADVLQKVSALDLNETERESVNNLKSLIELLQASVDVRIVLDLSLIRTFDYYTGIVFEVVTQSGQIVLGQGGRYDRLLGQFHPQGESIPGIGFSLQLENLHQVLLTTGQLPKQTAACDWLVVSEVPQLAFAHAQKLRENGDRVEVDLSCGTVEEIQHYAEQRRISQIAWVKADGEIVVDRE
- a CDS encoding hypothetical protein (hypothetical protein N9414_18553;~similar to AA sequence:cyanobase_aa:LBDG_04050), with amino-acid sequence MSFQIDRGLFLLDFSDFHAILGVSIEAEVKEIRKQYLKIARRLHPDSCVAEVESDKQLAEKLLSKLVNPAWQELSQDKTRTDHLLVLKMKGQGAARKRHELNWGSPLAKQLLSSSNADYFYRTALKDLSDRQYEHLDQAIELTAQISELNLAYLICRDGNPDSNSSKSQIYTTTSTQAASKASPPPDQPKVESLSDQYYRRAEGYMAKGNYAQATIELRDALKIEPNSSRCHSLMGMVYLRQNQPTMAKIHFTKALSIDPQNSIALEGKQKLDPPTAKSTPKTSTNPSSKPSGGLFGGLFSKKK
- a CDS encoding phosphoribosyltransferase (similar to AA sequence:cyanobase_aa:LBDG_09340), which translates into the protein MFSPQLSPDAILFDDRADAARQLAQLVLKEAQSIEAPFIVYALPRGGVAIGVEIAQAIQCPLDILVAKKITRPHDPELAIGAVTADGHILRSLNSRLPGWQEAVDRAQTKAKEQLEQFQERPDITATDKIALLVDDGIATGMTISVAAQALREQHPREIWICAPVAPAVLIKRLYDYCDRVLVLAAPDPFLSVSRFYRSFPQVEIESAIADLKKTLQN